One Rhodobacteraceae bacterium M385 genomic region harbors:
- a CDS encoding substrate-binding protein, which produces MSKGNFTRRSMLKTGAASGAALAVPTIFTGRVWADGHTGFTNAPGEGSVTLGFNVPQTGAYADEGADELRAFQLAVKHLNGEGDGGMLNTFSSSALDGTGILGRRVEYVTGDTQTSSDAARSSARSMIERDGAIMISGGSSSGVAIAVQGLCQDAGVIFMAGLTHSNDTTGKDRRANGFRHFFNTEQSGRALAPILEAAYGTDRRAYHLTADYTWGWSQQGSMQTYTEAMGWETTNAVLTPVGAGDFSSYITPVANSGADVLILNHYGGDMVNSLTQAVQFGLRDLQVDGINFEIVVPLYSELMARGAGNNIVGILGSQNWDWKIENERGDRYAGTNAFVQSFGQEYGFPPSQAAQTCYAQTLLYADAVTRGGSFNPCSVVEAMEGFEFDGLGNGPTLYRADDHQCFKDVVVVRGKENPENEFDLVEIVDITSREDATYATDHPDFAGGDLGTCNPGA; this is translated from the coding sequence ATGTCGAAAGGTAACTTTACCCGTCGAAGCATGCTGAAAACAGGCGCCGCCTCTGGTGCGGCCCTGGCAGTTCCAACAATCTTCACCGGTCGCGTTTGGGCCGATGGCCATACGGGCTTCACCAACGCGCCGGGCGAAGGCTCGGTCACGCTTGGCTTCAACGTGCCACAGACCGGCGCTTATGCGGACGAAGGTGCAGACGAGCTGCGCGCGTTCCAACTGGCCGTTAAGCACCTGAACGGTGAAGGCGACGGCGGTATGCTGAACACCTTCTCGTCCAGCGCATTGGACGGCACGGGTATCCTTGGCCGCCGGGTTGAGTACGTCACTGGCGACACGCAGACATCTTCCGACGCGGCACGGTCTTCGGCGCGCTCGATGATTGAACGCGATGGCGCGATCATGATTTCTGGCGGTTCGTCCTCGGGCGTTGCCATTGCGGTTCAGGGCCTGTGCCAAGACGCTGGCGTGATCTTCATGGCAGGTCTGACCCACTCCAATGACACGACCGGTAAAGACCGTCGTGCCAACGGTTTCCGTCACTTCTTCAACACCGAGCAGTCTGGCCGTGCGCTGGCGCCGATCCTTGAAGCAGCCTACGGCACCGACCGTCGCGCCTATCATCTGACGGCGGACTACACTTGGGGTTGGTCGCAGCAGGGCTCCATGCAGACCTATACCGAGGCCATGGGTTGGGAAACGACCAACGCCGTTCTCACGCCAGTGGGCGCGGGCGACTTCTCGTCCTACATCACGCCAGTTGCCAACTCGGGTGCCGACGTTCTGATTTTGAACCACTACGGTGGGGACATGGTCAACTCTTTGACTCAAGCGGTTCAGTTCGGTCTGCGCGATTTGCAGGTGGACGGGATCAACTTCGAGATCGTTGTGCCACTGTATTCCGAGCTGATGGCACGCGGTGCGGGCAACAACATCGTCGGTATCCTTGGTTCCCAGAACTGGGACTGGAAGATCGAGAACGAGCGTGGCGACCGGTATGCAGGCACCAACGCCTTCGTTCAGTCCTTCGGCCAAGAATACGGCTTCCCACCCTCTCAGGCGGCGCAGACATGCTACGCGCAGACACTGCTTTACGCAGATGCGGTTACCCGTGGCGGCAGCTTCAACCCCTGCTCTGTGGTCGAAGCCATGGAAGGGTTCGAGTTCGACGGTCTGGGCAACGGCCCAACATTGTACCGTGCCGACGATCACCAGTGCTTCAAGGACGTGGTCGTTGTGCGGGGTAAAGAAAACCCCGAGAACGAATTCGATCTGGTGGAAATCGTGGACATCACGTCGCGCGAAGATGCGACCTACGCCACCGACCACCCGGACTTCGCGGGCGGCGACTTGGGCACCTGTAACCCAGGCGCTTAA
- a CDS encoding branched-chain amino acid ABC transporter permease has translation MEAIILQVLNGLDKGSAYALIALGLTLIFGTLGVVNFAHGALFMMGAFVAVTVKRVLGISYEVVDETRTDFLGNPMTIDTPYVVSWFGETVGNGMIDWAVPLSVLIAIPIMAIIGVVMERGLIKHFYKRAHADQILVTFGLAIVLQEIIKAFYGANPIPTPAPEAFTGSFDIGAMFGLDPFTIMYPYWRLIYFAFSAVIIGAVFAFLQFTTFGMVVRAGMADRETVGLLGIDIDRRFVIMFAIAAIVAGLAGAMYTPILSPNYHIGMDFLVLSFVVVVVGGMGSLPGAVAAGFLLGILQSFASMSWIIELIPGINQVVIYLVAVIVLLTRPRGLFGRKGVMED, from the coding sequence ATGGAAGCGATCATCCTACAAGTTCTTAACGGCCTGGATAAAGGGTCTGCCTACGCGCTAATCGCGCTTGGTTTGACCCTGATTTTCGGGACACTTGGTGTGGTGAACTTTGCTCACGGTGCCTTGTTCATGATGGGCGCCTTCGTCGCCGTGACGGTCAAGCGTGTGCTTGGCATTTCCTATGAGGTTGTGGATGAAACCCGGACCGACTTCCTAGGCAACCCGATGACCATCGACACGCCCTATGTGGTGTCTTGGTTCGGTGAAACCGTGGGGAACGGCATGATAGATTGGGCGGTGCCCCTATCGGTGCTGATTGCGATCCCGATCATGGCGATCATCGGCGTGGTGATGGAGCGTGGCCTGATCAAGCACTTTTACAAACGTGCCCACGCGGACCAGATCCTTGTGACCTTCGGCCTCGCCATCGTGCTTCAGGAAATCATTAAAGCGTTCTACGGCGCGAACCCAATCCCGACCCCCGCGCCCGAGGCGTTCACCGGATCGTTTGATATCGGCGCGATGTTCGGCCTCGATCCGTTCACGATCATGTATCCGTACTGGCGCCTGATCTACTTTGCCTTCTCGGCAGTTATCATCGGCGCGGTCTTCGCCTTCCTCCAGTTCACCACCTTCGGCATGGTCGTCCGCGCCGGCATGGCGGACCGAGAGACGGTGGGCCTTCTGGGCATCGACATTGACCGCCGCTTCGTCATCATGTTCGCCATCGCCGCTATCGTGGCGGGCCTTGCGGGCGCGATGTATACGCCGATCTTGTCGCCCAACTATCACATCGGGATGGACTTTCTTGTGCTGTCCTTCGTGGTTGTTGTTGTGGGCGGCATGGGGTCACTACCCGGCGCTGTCGCCGCAGGGTTCCTGCTTGGCATCCTTCAGTCCTTTGCATCCATGTCGTGGATCATCGAACTTATCCCCGGCATCAATCAGGTGGTCATCTACCTCGTCGCCGTCATCGTACTTTTGACCCGTCCCCGTGGCCTGTTTGGCCGCAAGGGCGTCATGGAGGATTGA
- a CDS encoding branched-chain amino acid ABC transporter permease yields the protein MLGLNKSDLRLFLIVAAMIVFAPFLLNPFPESVGMAQFNAGYPDLMQKLVIFGIFAVGYNILFGLTGYLSFGHAAFLGIGSYAGVWTMKLLTVNVLPALIISVVVAGLFALLIGFISLRRTGIYFSILTLAFAQMFYSLAYSVLTPITGGESNLSLALDDPRVLDGAASGTGNIPSTNLFGIEMRDSLELTMGDWAFTLNMGYYLSGFIMLVAFYLAVRLFRSPFGLMLRAIKSNQTRMSYTGLNPKPYALAAFVISGMYAGLAGGLMVAMDPIAGAERMLWTASGEVVLMTILGGAGTLIGPILGAGVIAYLESIISTIGSTVLHNWFGGLPEWLENTLVNIIYPFVGSGWHLTLGLVFMLVVIFLPGGIVEGGKRIGALFSRKSRDGADTTSAKSGE from the coding sequence ATGCTTGGTTTGAACAAGAGTGATCTTCGACTGTTTCTTATCGTCGCTGCGATGATTGTCTTCGCCCCGTTCCTGTTGAACCCGTTCCCTGAATCGGTTGGCATGGCGCAGTTCAACGCGGGCTATCCTGATCTGATGCAAAAGCTGGTGATCTTCGGCATCTTCGCCGTGGGCTACAACATCCTGTTTGGTCTGACGGGCTATCTTTCCTTCGGCCACGCGGCATTTTTGGGCATCGGCTCTTACGCCGGGGTCTGGACGATGAAACTGCTGACGGTGAATGTCCTTCCGGCGCTTATCATCTCGGTTGTCGTAGCGGGCCTGTTTGCCCTGCTGATCGGCTTCATCTCTTTGCGCCGCACGGGGATCTACTTCTCGATCCTGACGCTGGCCTTTGCGCAGATGTTCTACAGCCTTGCCTATTCGGTTCTGACGCCGATCACGGGCGGTGAATCCAACCTGTCTCTGGCCCTCGACGATCCTCGGGTGCTGGACGGTGCGGCAAGTGGCACCGGCAACATCCCCTCCACCAACCTGTTCGGGATCGAGATGCGCGATAGCCTGGAGCTGACCATGGGCGATTGGGCCTTCACGCTGAACATGGGCTACTACCTGAGTGGCTTTATCATGCTGGTCGCCTTCTATCTTGCGGTACGCCTGTTCCGCTCGCCCTTTGGCCTGATGCTGCGGGCGATCAAATCGAACCAGACCCGAATGAGCTATACGGGCCTGAACCCCAAGCCCTACGCGCTGGCCGCCTTTGTGATCTCGGGCATGTATGCCGGTCTGGCCGGTGGACTGATGGTCGCCATGGACCCCATCGCGGGCGCCGAACGGATGCTTTGGACCGCATCGGGTGAGGTGGTCTTGATGACAATCCTGGGCGGTGCCGGCACGTTGATCGGCCCAATTCTTGGGGCTGGGGTGATTGCTTACCTCGAATCCATCATCTCGACGATCGGCTCGACTGTTCTGCACAACTGGTTCGGCGGTCTCCCAGAATGGCTGGAGAACACGCTGGTGAACATCATCTATCCCTTCGTGGGCTCTGGCTGGCACCTGACCTTGGGCCTCGTGTTCATGCTGGTGGTGATCTTCTTGCCGGGCGGCATCGTTGAGGGCGGCAAACGGATTGGCGCGCTGTTCAGCCGCAAATCCCGTGATGGCGCAGATACCACTTCCGCGAAGTCGGGCGAATAG
- a CDS encoding ABC transporter ATP-binding protein, whose product MGMLEVEGVNKRFGGLQALGNVNLNVEEGSCHAIIGPNGAGKSTLLNVLVGKLIPDSGTVMFDGKPVLGRKPHEINQMGISRVFQTPEIFADQTVLENVLIPCFAGRDGSFRMRAYESIGQETDILAQAMEMLREVDMHKKTEMLAGSLSRGDKRRLEMAMSLVQNPRLLLLDEPTAGMARADTNNTIELLKEIRKTRNITMAIIEHDMHVVFSLADRITVLAQGTPLVEDTPENIKGHPKVREAYLGDAQV is encoded by the coding sequence ATGGGAATGCTTGAAGTAGAAGGCGTGAACAAACGCTTCGGAGGTCTCCAAGCCTTGGGGAACGTAAACCTCAACGTGGAAGAAGGCAGTTGCCACGCGATCATCGGCCCCAACGGGGCCGGTAAATCGACGCTTCTCAACGTGCTGGTGGGGAAATTGATCCCCGACAGCGGGACAGTGATGTTCGACGGCAAGCCGGTGCTGGGGCGCAAACCCCATGAGATCAACCAGATGGGCATCAGCCGCGTCTTCCAAACGCCCGAGATCTTTGCCGATCAAACGGTGCTGGAAAACGTGCTGATCCCCTGCTTTGCCGGCCGCGACGGGTCGTTCCGGATGCGTGCCTACGAATCCATCGGCCAAGAGACCGACATTCTGGCGCAAGCGATGGAGATGTTGCGCGAAGTCGACATGCACAAAAAGACAGAGATGCTCGCAGGCTCTCTGTCACGGGGCGACAAACGGCGGCTGGAAATGGCCATGTCATTGGTGCAAAACCCGCGGCTTCTGCTGCTTGATGAGCCGACGGCGGGCATGGCTCGGGCCGATACCAACAACACGATCGAGCTGCTGAAAGAGATCCGCAAAACCCGCAACATCACCATGGCGATCATCGAGCATGACATGCACGTGGTCTTCAGCCTTGCCGACAGGATCACCGTCTTGGCCCAGGGCACGCCGCTGGTTGAAGACACCCCAGAGAACATCAAGGGCCACCCGAAAGTACGCGAAGCATATCTGGGCGATGCGCAGGTTTAA
- a CDS encoding ABC transporter ATP-binding protein gives MTTTSTFDPNANHAATAPAFLSVWNIDAYYGESYIVQGVSFNVHEGEILALLGRNGAGKTSTLRAIARVDDPEVRHGEIWLDHKPLHQMKSHQAAAAGVALVPEDRRIIPGLTVEENLKLAQIAPPVGWSLERIYELFPRLEERRKQEGVTLSGGEQQMLAIARALARDIKILLLDEPYEGLAPVIVQEIARTLNLIRDQGITTIIVEQNAVAALKLADRAVILDTGSVVFDGDAKEVLENQALREEYLAI, from the coding sequence ATGACCACCACGTCCACATTTGACCCCAACGCCAACCACGCCGCCACCGCGCCCGCGTTTTTGTCGGTCTGGAATATTGATGCGTATTATGGCGAAAGCTACATCGTCCAAGGCGTAAGCTTCAACGTCCACGAGGGCGAGATTCTGGCTCTTCTTGGGCGCAACGGGGCGGGCAAAACGTCGACCCTGCGCGCGATCGCCCGCGTCGATGACCCCGAGGTTCGCCACGGAGAAATCTGGTTGGATCACAAGCCATTGCACCAGATGAAAAGCCACCAGGCCGCCGCCGCAGGCGTAGCCTTGGTGCCCGAAGACCGCCGCATCATCCCCGGCCTGACGGTGGAAGAGAACCTGAAACTGGCGCAGATCGCGCCGCCTGTGGGCTGGTCCCTAGAGCGCATCTACGAGTTATTCCCCCGCCTGGAGGAACGCCGCAAACAAGAAGGCGTGACCCTCTCCGGCGGTGAACAACAGATGCTGGCCATCGCTCGCGCCTTGGCTCGGGACATCAAAATCCTGCTTCTTGATGAACCCTACGAGGGCCTCGCCCCCGTCATCGTTCAGGAAATCGCCCGCACGCTGAACCTGATCCGCGACCAGGGGATCACGACGATCATCGTCGAGCAAAACGCCGTGGCCGCCCTGAAACTGGCGGACCGTGCCGTTATTCTGGATACCGGCAGTGTCGTCTTTGATGGCGATGCGAAGGAAGTTCTGGAAAATCAGGCGCTTCGCGAAGAATATCTCGCAATCTAA
- a CDS encoding LacI family DNA-binding transcriptional regulator → MTPPRPTPTLHDVAKLSGYSTATVSRCLNFPSQVSEKTRDKVMSAIAELGYSPNFGARAMAAQRTNTIGAIIPTMENAIFARGIQAFQEELNENGYTLLVASSSYRADLEESQIRSLVARGADALLLVGHRRAPEVYQFLEAQQVPTLITWAFDPDGARPSIGFNNRVSMGAMAREVLRLGHRRLAMISAHTATNDRAGARLDGVRDALRDAGLCDMTLPVVETNYGIENGAEAFTQLMQASTRPTAVLCGNDVLAVGALNRAREMGLVVPRDVSITGFDDIELAQVAFPKLSTVHVPHREMGRKAAAALIGYLNGEGEVVAEELTADLRLRDSLGPPPV, encoded by the coding sequence ATGACCCCGCCCCGCCCCACCCCGACGCTTCATGATGTGGCAAAGCTATCCGGCTATTCGACCGCGACGGTGTCTCGGTGCTTGAACTTTCCCAGCCAAGTGTCGGAGAAAACCCGCGATAAGGTGATGAGCGCCATCGCAGAGCTTGGCTATTCCCCCAATTTTGGCGCCCGCGCGATGGCTGCGCAACGCACCAACACTATCGGCGCGATCATCCCCACAATGGAAAACGCCATCTTCGCCCGCGGCATTCAGGCGTTTCAGGAGGAGCTAAACGAGAATGGCTATACACTTCTGGTGGCCAGCTCTTCGTACAGGGCGGATTTGGAGGAAAGTCAAATCCGCTCGCTCGTGGCGCGCGGCGCCGATGCGTTGTTGTTGGTGGGACACCGGCGCGCCCCGGAGGTCTACCAGTTCCTAGAAGCGCAGCAAGTGCCGACGTTGATCACATGGGCTTTCGACCCGGACGGCGCACGACCGTCCATCGGGTTCAACAACCGTGTCTCCATGGGCGCGATGGCACGAGAGGTCTTGCGCCTGGGCCATCGACGCTTGGCGATGATTTCGGCGCATACTGCCACCAATGACCGCGCGGGCGCGCGCTTGGACGGTGTGCGCGATGCCCTGCGCGACGCAGGGCTGTGCGACATGACCTTGCCCGTGGTCGAGACAAATTACGGCATTGAGAACGGGGCAGAGGCATTCACCCAGTTGATGCAGGCCAGCACCCGGCCCACAGCCGTTCTATGCGGCAATGACGTATTGGCCGTCGGTGCGTTGAACCGCGCCAGAGAGATGGGGTTAGTGGTGCCACGCGACGTGTCGATCACCGGGTTCGACGATATCGAATTGGCGCAGGTGGCCTTCCCAAAGCTATCCACCGTCCATGTCCCGCACCGAGAGATGGGGCGCAAAGCAGCCGCTGCGCTGATCGGTTATTTGAATGGGGAGGGGGAAGTTGTCGCAGAAGAGCTGACGGCTGACCTTCGACTTCGTGACAGTTTGGGGCCGCCGCCGGTTTAG
- the hisD gene encoding histidinol dehydrogenase → MTREYLKKAPLTSASDASDVQETVRTILAEIEAGGDDKAREYAAKFDKYDGNIILTKEEIAAASALVPAKLKADIQFAHDNVRRFALAQKATVSDVEVEVVPGLIAGQKAIPVDAAGCYVPGGRYSHIASAIMTVTTAKVAGCKHTIATSPPRPSIGVAPAIVYAAHICGADTIMALGGVQGIAAMTFGLFGLPKANILVGPGNQFVAEAKRHLFGRVGIDMIAGPTDSLILADRSADPHVVATDLVSQAEHGYNSPVWLVTDDKALAEDVMARIPALIDDLPEVNRENAAAAWRDYAEVIICADREDMAACSDEYAPEHLTVQAEDLAWWKGRLSCYGSLFLGEETTVAYGDKASGTNHVLPTSGAASYTGGLSVHKYMKIVTWQQATREGSRDVAIATARISRLEGMEGHARSADVRLAKYFPDEAFDLSSNA, encoded by the coding sequence GTGACAAGAGAATACCTGAAGAAAGCGCCGCTCACCTCTGCGTCAGATGCGTCCGACGTGCAGGAGACCGTGCGCACAATCTTGGCAGAGATCGAGGCAGGCGGAGACGACAAAGCGCGCGAATATGCTGCGAAATTCGATAAATACGACGGCAATATCATCCTCACCAAGGAAGAGATCGCTGCCGCCAGCGCCTTGGTTCCAGCCAAACTGAAAGCCGATATCCAGTTCGCCCACGACAACGTGCGTCGCTTTGCGTTGGCCCAAAAAGCCACCGTCAGCGATGTGGAGGTCGAGGTCGTTCCGGGCCTCATCGCCGGGCAAAAGGCGATTCCGGTGGATGCGGCAGGCTGCTATGTGCCGGGCGGGCGCTACAGCCATATCGCCAGCGCCATCATGACCGTGACAACTGCTAAGGTCGCGGGGTGCAAGCATACTATCGCAACCTCTCCGCCACGCCCCAGCATCGGAGTGGCCCCGGCCATTGTCTATGCGGCCCATATCTGTGGCGCGGATACGATTATGGCGCTGGGGGGGGTGCAGGGGATAGCGGCGATGACCTTTGGTCTTTTCGGACTGCCAAAGGCCAACATTCTTGTGGGGCCCGGGAACCAGTTTGTGGCCGAGGCCAAGCGCCACTTGTTTGGGCGTGTGGGTATAGACATGATCGCCGGGCCGACCGATAGCTTGATCCTTGCTGACCGCTCCGCTGATCCCCATGTGGTAGCCACCGACCTCGTCAGTCAAGCCGAGCATGGCTATAACTCTCCGGTCTGGCTGGTCACTGATGACAAGGCGCTGGCCGAAGATGTCATGGCCCGTATCCCCGCTTTGATCGATGATCTGCCAGAGGTGAACCGGGAAAACGCCGCCGCCGCATGGCGCGATTACGCAGAGGTCATCATCTGCGCGGATCGCGAAGATATGGCCGCCTGTTCCGACGAATATGCCCCCGAGCATTTGACGGTGCAGGCCGAGGACTTGGCTTGGTGGAAAGGCCGCCTCAGCTGCTATGGCTCCTTGTTCTTGGGCGAGGAAACGACAGTGGCTTACGGCGACAAGGCATCGGGAACCAACCATGTTTTGCCCACTTCGGGCGCGGCCAGCTACACCGGCGGGTTGTCGGTTCATAAGTACATGAAAATCGTGACATGGCAGCAGGCGACCCGCGAAGGCTCGCGCGATGTGGCGATTGCTACCGCGCGGATTTCGCGACTTGAGGGGATGGAGGGACATGCCCGTTCAGCCGATGTGCGATTGGCCAAATACTTCCCCGACGAAGCCTTCGATCTGTCCTCAAATGCTTAA
- a CDS encoding alcohol dehydrogenase catalytic domain-containing protein, giving the protein MKALVYDGPEALGFREVPDAVAAPGQHLVKVMSVGICGSDMHAYLGHDARRPAPLILGHEAAGEIIGGPRAGERVTVNPLVSCGACAACTAGNGNLCGERIIISLPPREGAFAQLVAMRDENLVTVPDHVSFDAACLAEPIACGWHAVRLAKRVVPDAAHALVIGGGAIGLGAALSLSAQGITDVTILEPNDLRRTALNGLCQQRAISPDDLPADALFDVVIDAVGFAATRATASAHARPGGVIAHIGLGEATGGLDVRRMTLQEITFIGTYTYTAQDFRDTAQAIFDGRLGPLNWTEARPLSDGAQAFLDIRSGTTAAPKIVLRPFD; this is encoded by the coding sequence ATGAAGGCGCTTGTTTATGACGGGCCTGAGGCCCTTGGGTTTCGCGAAGTGCCCGATGCGGTGGCTGCCCCCGGACAGCATTTGGTCAAGGTCATGTCCGTAGGCATTTGCGGGTCTGACATGCATGCCTATCTGGGCCACGATGCGCGCCGCCCTGCGCCCCTGATCCTTGGCCATGAAGCCGCCGGAGAGATCATCGGCGGCCCCCGCGCCGGGGAACGGGTCACCGTGAACCCGCTGGTGTCGTGCGGCGCCTGCGCGGCCTGTACGGCGGGCAACGGGAACCTGTGTGGCGAGCGTATAATAATCTCTTTGCCGCCGCGCGAAGGGGCCTTTGCGCAACTGGTGGCGATGCGCGATGAGAACCTGGTGACAGTGCCCGATCACGTGTCTTTTGATGCGGCATGCTTGGCGGAGCCGATTGCCTGCGGCTGGCACGCCGTTCGCCTTGCCAAGCGTGTTGTACCGGATGCCGCCCATGCCTTGGTGATTGGCGGCGGCGCAATCGGTCTTGGCGCGGCGCTTTCGCTTAGCGCTCAGGGCATCACCGATGTCACCATTCTGGAGCCTAATGACCTGCGCCGGACGGCTCTGAACGGGCTTTGCCAACAAAGGGCCATTTCCCCTGATGATCTGCCCGCTGATGCCCTTTTCGACGTGGTAATTGACGCCGTGGGCTTTGCTGCCACCCGTGCCACCGCTTCGGCCCATGCACGGCCCGGCGGCGTGATTGCTCACATCGGTTTGGGGGAGGCCACGGGCGGTTTGGACGTTCGTCGCATGACCTTGCAAGAGATCACCTTCATCGGCACCTATACCTACACCGCGCAGGATTTTCGGGACACGGCGCAAGCCATCTTCGATGGCCGCCTCGGCCCGCTGAATTGGACCGAGGCCCGCCCGCTCTCCGACGGGGCGCAGGCTTTCCTTGACATCCGTTCCGGCACCACCGCCGCGCCCAAAATTGTGCTGCGGCCCTTTGATTAA
- the comD gene encoding sulfopyruvate decarboxylase subunit alpha yields MSISKKIVDDLVANDVSFVTTVPCKQLAGVIDEVEARPEIFHIPSNKEDEGMGLCAGAFMGGKRPAIIMQNTAIGVTINTLATLIQYYRMPLPMLISYRGELREPVACQVEMAVHTKALLNQMNIPTYHFHKERDADELDAILKYTFMCNKPVAILTDASFWGGYGDQ; encoded by the coding sequence GTGAGTATTTCCAAGAAGATCGTTGACGATCTCGTCGCCAACGACGTGTCCTTTGTTACGACCGTGCCCTGTAAGCAATTGGCCGGGGTGATTGATGAGGTCGAAGCCCGGCCCGAGATTTTCCACATCCCGTCCAACAAGGAAGATGAGGGGATGGGCCTGTGTGCCGGTGCCTTCATGGGCGGCAAGCGCCCTGCGATCATCATGCAGAACACCGCGATTGGCGTGACGATCAACACCTTGGCCACGCTGATCCAGTACTACCGGATGCCTCTGCCGATGCTGATTTCCTACCGGGGTGAATTGCGTGAACCCGTGGCCTGCCAAGTCGAAATGGCCGTTCACACCAAGGCGCTGTTGAACCAGATGAACATCCCCACCTACCACTTCCACAAGGAACGTGACGCGGATGAGCTGGACGCGATCCTGAAATACACCTTCATGTGCAACAAACCTGTGGCCATCCTGACCGATGCGTCCTTCTGGGGAGGCTACGGCGACCAATGA
- the comE gene encoding sulfopyruvate decarboxylase subunit beta, with product MIRSEILREIAPILNPHLVVCNIGLPSQELHMIDDNERNFYMLGTMGLSSSIGLGLALAQDKTVISIDGDGSVLTNLGTLPTIANNVADNYILLIIDNGSYGSTGDQPTYAGKLTKLENVAKACGCENVVVCQDVDTGAALQAAIDSKQMTIIVSKCDSGNIKLPVITKDPVVIRQRFMDAVAS from the coding sequence ATGATCCGTTCCGAAATCCTGCGCGAGATCGCGCCCATCCTGAACCCTCACCTCGTCGTTTGTAATATCGGTCTGCCAAGCCAAGAGCTGCACATGATCGACGACAATGAGCGCAACTTCTACATGCTCGGCACCATGGGGCTTTCTTCGTCGATTGGTCTTGGCCTTGCCTTGGCACAGGACAAAACCGTGATCTCCATTGATGGCGACGGCTCGGTTCTGACGAACCTCGGCACGCTGCCCACAATCGCCAACAACGTGGCCGACAATTACATCCTTCTGATTATCGACAACGGCTCTTACGGGTCCACTGGCGACCAGCCCACCTATGCGGGCAAGCTGACCAAGCTAGAAAACGTGGCAAAGGCCTGTGGCTGCGAAAATGTCGTGGTCTGCCAAGATGTTGATACCGGTGCCGCGCTGCAAGCAGCCATCGACAGTAAGCAGATGACGATCATCGTGTCCAAGTGCGACAGTGGCAACATCAAGCTGCCCGTCATCACGAAAGATCCGGTCGTGATCCGTCAGCGATTCATGGATGCGGTGGCAAGCTAG
- a CDS encoding class II fructose-bisphosphate aldolase: MTLATLSDVVLPASTGGYAVPGLVCLGWEDMRAFAMAAEAERAPVILQAGPSCREHTPLPILGKMFRHLAESVSVPVVAHLDHGYTMDDCKAALDAGFTSLMFDGSRLPLDENIAQTRAVVELAHSAGISAEGEIGFVGYSGGEASAGTDPEDAARFARETGVDAMAISVGNVHLQQDHEGGLDEPRIRAIEALTDVPLVIHGGSGVPNAQRLSLATSSQIGKFNIGTELRMAFGAALRDAVNADPDRFDRVQILRDTHDPVLEATRNVFRSMNASGKA, translated from the coding sequence ATGACCCTCGCAACGCTTTCCGATGTCGTCCTGCCCGCCTCTACCGGAGGCTATGCCGTTCCCGGCCTTGTCTGCCTTGGATGGGAGGACATGCGCGCCTTCGCCATGGCCGCCGAGGCCGAGCGTGCGCCCGTAATCCTGCAAGCAGGCCCCTCCTGCCGCGAACACACGCCTTTGCCGATTTTGGGCAAGATGTTTAGGCACTTGGCCGAAAGCGTCTCGGTCCCCGTGGTGGCGCATTTGGACCACGGCTATACCATGGACGATTGCAAAGCCGCACTTGATGCGGGCTTCACTTCGCTGATGTTTGACGGCTCCAGACTGCCGCTGGATGAGAACATCGCCCAGACCCGCGCGGTGGTGGAGCTGGCCCATAGCGCAGGCATTTCGGCAGAGGGCGAGATCGGTTTTGTCGGCTACTCCGGCGGAGAGGCCAGCGCCGGAACAGACCCAGAAGATGCCGCACGCTTTGCCCGTGAAACCGGGGTCGATGCCATGGCGATCAGCGTGGGCAACGTCCATTTGCAGCAAGATCACGAGGGCGGCTTGGATGAGCCGCGCATCCGCGCGATTGAGGCGCTGACTGATGTGCCTTTGGTGATTCACGGCGGATCGGGTGTACCGAATGCGCAGCGATTATCGCTCGCCACCAGCTCGCAGATCGGCAAGTTCAATATCGGCACCGAACTGCGCATGGCCTTCGGCGCGGCGCTGCGCGACGCGGTAAATGCCGACCCTGATCGCTTTGACCGTGTGCAGATTTTGCGCGACACCCACGATCCGGTTCTTGAGGCCACCCGCAACGTTTTCCGTAGCATGAATGCGTCTGGAAAGGCTTGA